In Phocoena phocoena chromosome 3, mPhoPho1.1, whole genome shotgun sequence, a single window of DNA contains:
- the LOC136120331 gene encoding transmembrane emp24 domain-containing protein 9-like yields MVEDFIPPPGKGYCFILTFEYTLPYSEHPRRGKESAGQRLASGVGARVAPPQRESARGLLGFVVRARVCSLAGPAKTPSDSAGKVAGACGTQGAGPGAGPGRGWSRARAAELALPLLLGQLLALTGGGGAFYLEVSELEEKCFIQEIPDGTVVIGNYKTELYDPAMERYQPSPQWINLFVFVKDPENKNLLARQYGPRGSFTFTSQSPGEHQICLHLESIRFALFYDGKLAIHLDMQLGEHTNDYTELAANDKLTLLHLRIQQLVEQVEKIQKEQEYQRWREERFRQTSESTNQRVLWWFILQTFILVATGIWQMQHLKSFFKAKKLV; encoded by the exons ATGGTGGAGGACTTCATCCCACCACCTGGGAAGGGCTACTGCTTTATATTGACGTTTGAGTATACGCTGCCCTACTCAGAGCACC CGAGGCGGGGCAAGGAAAGCGCTGGGCAGCGCCTCGCTAGTGGGGTGGGAGCTCGCGTGGCCCCTCCGCAACGCGAGTCCGCGCGGGGCCTCCTGGGATTTGTAGTCCGTGCCCGAGTTTGCAGTCTCGCAGGCCCAGCAAAGACACCCTCGGACTCGGCTGGGAAGGTGGCGGGGGCCTGCGGGACGCAAGGCGCTGGGCCCGGGGCCGGCCCCGGGCGGGGATGGAGCCGAGCGAGGGCAGCCGAACTGGCCCTGCCGCTGCTGCTGGGGCAGCTGCTGGCGCTCACAGGCGGCGGAGGCGCGTTCTACCTCGAGGTCAGCGAGCTGGAGGAGAAGTGCTTCATACAGGAGATCCCCGATGGCACAGTGGTCATAG GTAACTACAAGACCGAGCTATACGACCCTGCTATGGAAAGGTACCAGCCCTCCCCGCAGTGGATCAATTTGTTCGTGTTTGTGAAGGACCCCGAGAACAAG AATCTGCTGGCTCGTCAGTACGGCCCTCGGGGCAGCTTTACCTTCACTTCTCAGTCTCCCGGAGAGCACCAGATCTGCCTTCACCTCGAGTCCATCCGGTTCGCCCTCTTCTATGATGGCAAGCTG GCCATTCACTTGGACATGCAGTTGGGTGAACACACCAATGATTATACAGAACTTGCAGCCAATGACAAGCTGACCCTGCTGCATCTGCGCATACAGCAGCTGGTGGAGCAAGTGGAGAAGATCCAGAAGGAGCAGGAGTACCAGAGg TGGCGAGAGGAGCGCTTCCGGCAGACCAGCGAGAGCACCAACCAACGGGTGCTGTGGTGGTTCATTCTGCAGACCTTCATCCTTGTGGCCACTGGCATCTGGCAGATGCAGCACCTCAAGAGCTTCTTTAAAGCCAAGAAGTTGGTGTAG